A window from Triplophysa dalaica isolate WHDGS20190420 chromosome 3, ASM1584641v1, whole genome shotgun sequence encodes these proteins:
- the prkab2 gene encoding 5'-AMP-activated protein kinase subunit beta-2, producing MGNTSDRVSHGSKPQRSDSGGGHKDLEPSKMMMDSTDDPNIFNTHGPESKAPGDKDAPDLDDMVKTGPQARPTVIRWAGGGKEVYITGSFNNWSTKIPLNKSHNDFVAVLDLLEGEHQYKFFVDGQWVHDPSEPVVTSQMGTINNLIHVKKSDFEVFDALHVDSLECSDSSDLSSSPPGPYTQNMYMFKPEERFKAPPILPPHLLQVILNKDTSISCDPALLPEPNHVMLNHLYALSIKDGVMVLSATHRYKKKYVTSLLYKPI from the exons atGGGGAACACAAGTGATCGAGTGTCACACGGGTCAAAGCCACAGCGTTCAGACAGCGGAGGTGGTCATAAAGACCTGGAGCCCAGCAAAATGATGATGGACAGCACAGACGACCCCAATATCTTCAACACACATGGACCAGAATCTAAA GCTCCAGGTGACAAGGATGCCCCAGATTTAGACGACATGGTCAAGACGGGTCCTCAAGCCAGACCCACCGTGATCCGCTGGGCGGGAGGAGGGAAAGAGGTCTACATCACGGGCTCCTTTAACAACTGGAGCACCAAGATCCCACTCAATAAAAG ccATAATGATTTTGTAGCAGTCTTGGATCTACTTGAGGGTGAACATCAGTACAAATTCTTTGTTGACGGCCAGTGGGTTCATGACCCCTCTGAG CCTGTGGTTACCAGTCAGATGGGCACCATTAATAATCTGATTCATGTGAAGAAGTCCGACTTTGAGGTGTTTGACGCGCTGCATGTGGACTCGCTGGAGTGCTCGGATTCGTCAG ATCTGTCCAGTTCACCGCCTGGTCCATACACACAGAACATGTACATGTTTAAACCTGAGGAACGCTTCAAAGCTCCGCCCATCCTCCCGCCTCATCTCCTCCAAGTCATCCTTAACAAGGACACCAGCATATCA TGTGATCCTGCCCTGCTGCCAGAACCAAACCATGTCATGCTGAATCATCTGTATGCGCTCTCGATAAAG